A genome region from Bacteroidota bacterium includes the following:
- a CDS encoding TonB-dependent receptor: MRRIFLLLIILFFFSATVLPAQNSYTISGFISDSSNGEMLIGASVFAKGTSKGAGANVYGFYSITLPQGDYELLYNFVGYRTKTISISLNADVTQDVKLSNSAVMKTEVVIKADRNQDQVQSTQTSVISIPVDKIRLVPTIGGETDIIKVVQLMPGIKRGGEGQNGMYVRGGNGDDNLILLDEATVYNVSHLFGFFSVFNNDALKDITVYKGGFPAQYGGRLSSVMDIRMKDGDQQKFHAVGGIGLLSSHITIEGPIKKDTSSFLFSARRSYIDQVFKLAYHGQNVLPYYFYDANMKLNYLVNQNNRLFLSGYYGDDILSTKQKSDSSFFDGGFKLGNFTTTARWNHTFNPRLFSNISLVQTRFRYDVEASIPGNSFLTRSRISDFGARDDYSFYVNPENTIRYGFAYTMHIFRPNVVSTSGDISDYLRSREGARIYTHELGLYYNQEIQLDSLFKINFGMRMTGCAAPGKFYSSPEPRFSATYLFRPHQSFKFSYSRMTQYLHLVSSSSVALPTDLWYPVTKNIKPLYADQLAVAYNLNIQKIKTLVTVESYYKWMQNIIEYREGAVLILNDNYENELVKGKGHAYGFEFFAQRTEGKLTGWIGYTLSWSVRDFPDLNKGNPYFSKYDRRHDFSIVGTYEITKRISFAAVWVYSTGQRFTAVTGDFLMPDATLTHVNILPIYSDKNAIELPPSHRLDVNLVIKSRLNRKWMKWTGEWQIGGYNVYNRAQPYKINIVADGNGGYKYQAVGLFGFIPSIAYNFRF, from the coding sequence ATGAGACGGATTTTTCTTTTACTGATTATTTTATTTTTTTTCTCCGCAACTGTTCTGCCTGCGCAGAATTCCTACACGATCTCTGGTTTTATTTCTGATTCTTCGAATGGAGAAATGCTCATCGGCGCTTCTGTTTTCGCCAAAGGAACGAGCAAAGGTGCCGGCGCGAATGTTTACGGATTTTATTCCATCACTCTTCCGCAGGGCGATTATGAATTGCTTTACAATTTCGTGGGCTATCGCACAAAAACAATTTCCATTTCGCTCAATGCCGATGTGACGCAGGATGTAAAACTTTCGAATTCTGCAGTGATGAAAACAGAAGTGGTCATCAAAGCCGATCGCAACCAGGACCAGGTGCAGTCCACACAAACGAGCGTAATCAGTATTCCTGTCGACAAGATACGTTTGGTTCCCACCATTGGTGGAGAAACGGATATTATCAAAGTAGTTCAGTTGATGCCTGGAATAAAACGCGGGGGCGAAGGACAGAACGGGATGTATGTGCGTGGCGGAAATGGCGATGATAATTTAATTCTACTTGACGAGGCAACGGTTTACAACGTATCGCACCTGTTCGGATTTTTTTCTGTTTTCAATAATGATGCGCTGAAAGACATTACCGTTTACAAAGGAGGATTTCCGGCGCAATACGGTGGGCGGCTCTCTTCAGTGATGGACATCAGGATGAAAGATGGTGACCAGCAGAAATTTCATGCTGTAGGAGGAATAGGATTATTGTCGTCGCATATCACGATTGAAGGGCCGATAAAAAAAGATACTTCTTCATTTTTATTTTCTGCGCGGCGTTCTTACATCGACCAGGTTTTCAAGCTCGCTTATCACGGACAGAATGTGTTGCCTTATTATTTCTATGATGCGAATATGAAACTGAATTATCTCGTGAACCAGAACAATCGTCTTTTTCTCAGCGGTTATTACGGCGATGATATACTGAGTACAAAACAAAAGTCGGACAGTTCTTTTTTCGACGGTGGATTCAAGCTCGGAAATTTCACGACAACTGCAAGATGGAATCACACTTTCAACCCGCGTTTGTTCTCGAATATTTCTCTTGTTCAAACGCGATTCCGTTATGATGTGGAAGCAAGTATTCCCGGGAATTCTTTTCTCACACGTTCAAGAATTTCTGATTTTGGTGCGCGTGATGATTATAGTTTTTATGTGAATCCGGAAAATACCATCCGGTATGGATTTGCTTACACGATGCATATTTTCCGGCCGAACGTGGTGAGCACATCGGGAGATATTTCCGATTACCTGCGTTCACGCGAGGGTGCGCGCATCTACACGCATGAGCTTGGCTTGTATTACAACCAAGAGATTCAGCTCGATTCACTTTTCAAAATAAATTTCGGAATGCGTATGACGGGATGTGCAGCTCCGGGAAAATTTTATTCGAGCCCCGAGCCACGTTTTTCAGCAACCTATCTTTTCCGGCCTCACCAGTCCTTCAAATTCAGTTATTCGCGCATGACACAATATTTGCATCTCGTGTCGAGTTCATCCGTTGCATTGCCTACTGATCTCTGGTATCCGGTTACAAAAAACATAAAACCACTTTACGCCGATCAGCTTGCTGTTGCATACAACCTGAATATCCAGAAAATAAAAACACTTGTTACTGTTGAAAGTTATTACAAGTGGATGCAGAACATTATTGAATATCGTGAGGGCGCTGTGCTTATTCTTAATGACAATTATGAGAATGAACTGGTGAAAGGAAAAGGCCATGCTTACGGATTTGAATTTTTTGCGCAACGTACCGAAGGAAAACTCACCGGCTGGATCGGCTATACACTTTCCTGGTCCGTGCGTGATTTTCCTGATCTGAATAAAGGCAATCCGTATTTTTCGAAATACGATCGCCGCCACGATTTTTCCATTGTGGGAACGTACGAGATCACGAAAAGAATTTCTTTCGCTGCTGTTTGGGTTTATTCCACCGGGCAAAGATTCACCGCAGTGACAGGAGATTTTCTCATGCCCGACGCGACGCTCACACACGTGAATATTCTTCCCATCTATTCCGATAAAAATGCGATTGAACTTCCTCCGTCGCATCGTCTCGATGTAAACCTCGTGATCAAATCGCGCCTGAACAGAAAGTGGATGAAGTGGACGGGTGAATGGCAGATCGGTGGTTACAATGTTTACAATCGCGCACAACCTTACAAAATAAATATTGTTGCCGATGGAAACGGCGGATACAAATACCAGGCGGTAGGATTATTCGGATTTATTCCGAGCATCGCTTATAATTTCAGATTCTAA